From Verrucomicrobiota bacterium:
AGCCGCCCACGTCGCTGCGAGATACGATGAAGCTGCTCGGCCAGGCGATGGACCTGCGCCACGCCAAACCGAAGCTCGTGAAGGATGGCCCTTGCAAGGAAGTCATCCACAAATTCGAGGCTCCACCCACACGAACCGAGCCCTGGCCGAAGGCTCCTGATGTGCATCAGCCTTCAGCCTTCAGCCTTCAGCCTTCGACCTTGCTCAACCTCCCCATCCAAAAATGCTGGCCGCTGGACGGCGGCCGTTTCATCACGCTCCCCTGCGTCGTCACCAAAGATCCCGACACCGGCGAGCGCAATGTCGGCATGTACCGCATC
This genomic window contains:
- a CDS encoding menaquinone biosynthesis decarboxylase, which encodes MAFDSFRDFVQRLDQAGELIRITQPVATELEITELADRQMKSPGGGKALLIEKPTVNGVVSPFPLAINTMGSWKRMALSLNANSVDEVAAELGSLMKAKPPTSLRDTMKLLGQAMDLRHAKPKLVKDGPCKEVIHKFEAPPTRTEPWPKAPDVHQPSAFSLQPSTLLNLPIQKCWPLDGGRFITLPCVVTKDPDTGERNVGMYRI